In Leptolyngbya sp. CCY15150, one DNA window encodes the following:
- a CDS encoding heme A synthase — protein sequence MTDSILQPTISTALATPSVAKPLPIDRVRRLLWKMAIATWILMAIGSATRVMNAGLACPDWPLCYGTLFPGQQMNLQVFLEWFHRLDAALIGVMAIALVVYSLWQRAALPKWVPWGALLALGLIMAQGLLGALTVTQLLRFDIVTAHLGTALLFFITLLVMASLLLPYQRTGTVGNWPQVSLVAALLIYTQSITGALVGSRWALHQCLAGGNTFCTVLQSHVLGVIPASLGTLILVIGVWRTPALQASLRQLGFMALALLCIQVGLGLSTFYAHLQIELLTVAHQAVGAALLGTLVCFTVLGSRDRCLPSISLGDRVGA from the coding sequence ATGACAGACTCCATCCTGCAGCCCACTATCTCAACTGCCTTGGCAACCCCCTCTGTAGCGAAACCGCTGCCGATAGACCGGGTGCGACGCTTGCTATGGAAAATGGCGATCGCCACTTGGATCTTGATGGCCATTGGCAGCGCCACCCGCGTCATGAATGCCGGCTTAGCCTGTCCCGATTGGCCCTTATGCTACGGCACTCTCTTTCCTGGCCAGCAGATGAACCTCCAGGTCTTTTTGGAGTGGTTCCATCGCCTAGATGCTGCCTTGATCGGGGTGATGGCGATCGCGTTGGTGGTCTACAGCCTATGGCAGCGAGCCGCCTTGCCCAAGTGGGTACCCTGGGGGGCATTGCTAGCCTTAGGGCTGATTATGGCTCAGGGACTGTTAGGCGCTCTGACTGTCACCCAACTCCTGCGGTTTGACATTGTCACCGCCCACCTCGGGACGGCCCTGCTATTTTTTATCACCCTGCTGGTGATGGCGAGCTTGCTCTTGCCCTATCAACGCACCGGCACCGTGGGGAATTGGCCCCAAGTCAGCCTAGTTGCGGCTCTGCTGATCTACACCCAGAGCATCACGGGGGCGCTAGTCGGATCCCGCTGGGCTCTGCACCAATGTTTAGCCGGTGGCAATACCTTTTGCACAGTGCTGCAAAGCCATGTCTTGGGCGTGATCCCCGCCAGCCTAGGCACCTTGATTTTGGTGATTGGCGTTTGGCGCACCCCGGCCCTGCAGGCGAGCCTGCGGCAGTTAGGTTTCATGGCTCTGGCGCTGCTTTGCATCCAGGTGGGTCTGGGTCTATCCACGTTTTATGCTCACCTGCAAATTGAGCTGCTCACCGTTGCCCACCAAGCCGTTGGCGCGGCCCTCCTAGGTACCCTCGTCTGCTTCACGGTGCTAGGCAGCCGCGATCGCTGTCTTCCCTCCATTTCGCTGGGCGATCGCGTGGGTGCTTGA
- a CDS encoding heme o synthase — protein sequence MHESVLHPSPRHHTNIWQVLRSYWQLTKPRIIILLLITTAGSMWMAAEGQVDPVLLLVTLLSGALAAAAANTINCLYDRDIDYDMERTRHRPLPSGRVQPRDALVFAIALAVISFTLLTVFANLLSACLAMSGIVTYVLVYTHWLKRHSTQNIVIGGAAGAIPPLVGWAAVTGDLGWPAWIYFIIIFLWTPPHFWALAMMIREDYAKVGVPMLPVIHGEVSTAQQIWVYTLLLVPVTLLLVYPFGVLGAFYALSALILGGIFVGKAWALLQEPADLQLARSLFKYSIFYMMLLSAGMAVDSLPATHAFVSQLTETLDMVVSAVPINQIRVP from the coding sequence ATGCATGAATCCGTCTTACATCCATCCCCTCGGCACCATACCAACATCTGGCAGGTGCTCCGTAGCTATTGGCAACTCACCAAGCCACGCATCATTATCCTGCTGCTGATTACCACCGCTGGCAGTATGTGGATGGCCGCCGAAGGCCAGGTTGACCCCGTCCTCTTGCTCGTAACCCTGCTGAGCGGAGCCTTGGCCGCCGCCGCCGCCAATACCATCAACTGTCTCTACGATCGCGACATTGACTATGACATGGAGCGCACCCGCCATCGCCCCCTACCGTCGGGACGGGTGCAGCCCCGCGATGCTCTGGTGTTTGCCATTGCCCTAGCCGTCATCTCCTTTACCCTGCTGACGGTCTTTGCCAATTTGCTGAGCGCCTGCCTGGCCATGTCTGGGATCGTCACCTACGTGCTGGTCTACACCCATTGGTTGAAGCGCCACAGCACCCAAAATATTGTGATCGGCGGTGCCGCTGGTGCTATTCCTCCCCTAGTAGGCTGGGCTGCGGTAACCGGCGATCTGGGCTGGCCCGCCTGGATCTACTTCATCATCATTTTCCTGTGGACGCCCCCCCACTTTTGGGCTCTGGCGATGATGATCCGCGAAGACTATGCCAAGGTCGGTGTCCCCATGCTGCCGGTGATCCACGGCGAGGTATCCACCGCTCAGCAAATTTGGGTCTATACCCTGCTGCTCGTCCCCGTGACCCTGCTGCTGGTCTATCCCTTTGGCGTTCTGGGTGCGTTCTACGCTCTGTCGGCGCTGATCCTAGGCGGAATCTTTGTGGGCAAGGCCTGGGCGTTGCTGCAGGAGCCAGCGGATCTGCAATTGGCGCGATCGCTCTTCAAATATTCCATCTTTTATATGATGTTGCTGTCGGCGGGTATGGCCGTGGATAGCTTACCGGCCACCCACGCCTTCGTAAGTCAGCTAACAGAAACTCTGGATATGGTCGTCAGCGCTGTGCCGATCAATCAAATTCGCGTCCCGTAA
- a CDS encoding ABC transporter ATP-binding protein, with product MTPAICIQNLQKCYGSVNAVQNVSLQVEPGEIFGLLGPNGSGKTTTLRCLCTLTTPDAGTVEVSGISVLEHPKRARQLLGYVAQEVAIDKVLTGRELLQLQAALYHLPSQQSSDRIRHMIDLLGLTEWIDQRSGTYSGGIRKRLDLAAGLLHQPHVLVLDEPTVGLDIESRVIVWNFLRQLREQGTTILITSHYLEEVDALADRVAIIDNGTVLATGRPSDLKDQLGGDRITLRIREFTPADEVETAKSALKSVSCVQEVIVNPAQGNSLNLIVTPQSDALTTVQQALHQAGLPTFGISQSRPSLDDVYLAATGKTLMDAELAAASRRDPKAERKQNMR from the coding sequence ATGACGCCTGCTATTTGCATTCAAAATCTGCAAAAATGCTACGGTTCCGTTAACGCTGTTCAGAACGTCTCCCTGCAGGTCGAGCCAGGGGAGATTTTTGGGCTACTGGGCCCCAACGGGTCGGGTAAAACCACCACCCTTCGCTGCCTTTGCACCCTCACCACACCTGATGCCGGTACTGTGGAGGTGTCCGGCATTTCCGTCTTAGAGCATCCCAAACGCGCCCGACAGCTCCTAGGCTACGTGGCTCAAGAAGTCGCCATCGATAAGGTACTCACCGGACGAGAACTGCTCCAGCTCCAGGCCGCTCTTTACCATTTGCCATCCCAGCAAAGCAGCGATCGCATTCGCCACATGATTGATCTGCTGGGGCTAACAGAATGGATTGACCAGCGCAGCGGCACCTACTCCGGCGGCATCCGCAAGCGCCTAGACCTGGCCGCAGGTCTACTCCATCAGCCCCATGTGCTGGTGTTAGACGAACCCACCGTGGGTCTAGACATTGAAAGCCGCGTGATTGTTTGGAACTTCCTGCGTCAGTTGCGTGAGCAGGGCACCACCATTCTGATCACCAGCCATTATTTAGAAGAAGTAGACGCCCTCGCCGACCGCGTGGCGATTATTGACAACGGCACCGTCCTGGCTACCGGCCGGCCATCCGATCTCAAGGATCAGCTCGGGGGCGATCGCATCACCCTCCGCATCCGCGAATTTACCCCGGCTGATGAAGTCGAAACGGCAAAATCTGCTCTAAAATCCGTGAGCTGCGTGCAAGAGGTGATCGTCAATCCCGCCCAGGGCAACTCCCTGAACTTAATTGTGACGCCCCAAAGCGATGCCCTGACCACCGTTCAACAGGCCCTGCACCAGGCCGGACTACCCACCTTCGGCATCTCCCAGTCTCGCCCTAGCCTCGATGATGTCTACCTAGCGGCCACCGGCAAAACCCTGATGGATGCTGAACTTGCCGCCGCCAGCCGCCGCGATCCCAAGGCAGAGCGTAAGCAAAATATGCGCTAA
- a CDS encoding ABC transporter permease, whose product MTRTVTPQVSSPEVTASTIPEAIALPGLFSSEFVQETAALTRRLFIQLQRRPTTLIAGVIQPLMWLVLFGALFQNVPRGLFGESDNYGQFLGAGIIVFTAFGGALNAGLPVMFDREFGFLNRLLVAPLASRLSIVLASALFIATLSLIQTAAIVGTSAFLGAGLPGLGGLLLVTAIVLLLVLGVTALSLGLAFSLPGHVELIAVIFVTNLPLLFASTALAPLSFMPAWLQVVATLNPLSYAIEPIRYIYTHSDWSLTSVVMQAPFGAVSMVAALAVLVVFDAIALLAVRSTLKRTLS is encoded by the coding sequence ATGACACGTACGGTAACACCCCAAGTCTCATCACCCGAGGTTACGGCCTCGACGATCCCGGAAGCGATCGCCCTCCCAGGTCTGTTCTCCTCTGAGTTTGTCCAAGAAACGGCAGCCCTCACCCGCCGCCTCTTCATTCAGCTTCAGCGCCGCCCAACGACCCTGATTGCTGGAGTGATCCAGCCGTTGATGTGGTTGGTACTCTTTGGGGCGCTGTTCCAAAACGTCCCCCGCGGACTGTTTGGGGAAAGTGATAATTACGGACAATTTTTGGGAGCCGGCATCATTGTCTTCACAGCCTTTGGCGGTGCCCTGAATGCCGGACTGCCGGTGATGTTTGACCGCGAGTTTGGCTTTCTCAACCGCCTGCTCGTGGCTCCCTTGGCCTCGCGGCTGTCCATTGTCTTGGCCTCAGCTCTGTTCATTGCCACCCTCAGCCTGATCCAAACCGCTGCCATTGTTGGCACCAGCGCTTTCCTAGGCGCAGGGTTGCCCGGTCTAGGAGGATTGCTGCTAGTCACCGCCATCGTCCTGCTGCTGGTGTTGGGCGTCACCGCCCTGAGTTTGGGATTGGCCTTCTCCTTGCCAGGACATGTGGAACTGATCGCCGTCATTTTTGTCACCAACCTACCGCTCCTATTCGCCAGCACGGCCCTCGCCCCCCTCTCCTTTATGCCCGCCTGGCTACAGGTCGTCGCAACCCTCAATCCCCTCAGCTACGCCATTGAGCCCATCCGCTATATCTACACCCACAGCGACTGGTCGCTGACCAGCGTGGTGATGCAGGCTCCCTTTGGGGCAGTCTCCATGGTGGCGGCGCTAGCGGTACTCGTCGTCTTTGATGCGATCGCCCTTTTAGCCGTTCGCTCCACCCTCAAACGCACCCTTTCCTAA
- a CDS encoding phosphoribosyltransferase family protein: MSDLYVSWADYHQKIEQLAVQIYESGWQFNQIVCLAKGGLRVGDILARIYDVPLAILATTSYGGKNNQTRGSITFGADLTKTTANLGSHVLLVDDLVDSGVTLQKTLPWLDRRYGFYIEEVRTAVLWYKDCSVIKPDYYVDYLPDNPWIHQPFEQYESQSIQDFAASYASVS; the protein is encoded by the coding sequence ATGTCAGACCTCTATGTGTCGTGGGCAGACTATCACCAAAAGATTGAACAACTGGCCGTGCAGATCTATGAATCGGGCTGGCAGTTTAACCAAATTGTTTGTTTGGCGAAGGGGGGGCTGCGGGTCGGCGATATTTTGGCTCGCATCTATGATGTACCGCTGGCTATTTTGGCGACCACATCCTATGGGGGCAAGAATAACCAAACCCGTGGCTCAATTACCTTTGGGGCAGATCTGACCAAAACGACGGCGAACTTGGGCAGCCATGTGCTGTTAGTGGATGACTTGGTCGATTCTGGGGTGACGCTGCAGAAAACCCTTCCCTGGCTGGATCGCCGCTATGGATTTTATATCGAAGAGGTGCGCACGGCGGTGCTGTGGTACAAGGACTGTTCGGTGATCAAGCCGGACTACTATGTAGATTACTTACCTGATAATCCATGGATTCACCAGCCCTTTGAGCAGTATGAAAGTCAGAGCATCCAAGACTTTGCAGCCAGCTACGCGTCGGTGTCCTAG